GTGGGAGCGATTTTTTGACAGGTTTATTCATGTCAACTTCTGCCGTTTGTGTAACGGGATTAGCAGTAGTAGATGTGGGGAAATATTACTCTTTTTGGGGGCAATTTTTCTTAGCTTTACTCGCTCAAATTGGTGGTTTGGGTTACATGACAGCCACCACCTTTTTACTACTACTTTTAGGACGCAAATTCGGCTTAAAAGATAAAATCGCTATTCAGCAATCACTAGATCAACCAGGGTTAGCTGGCGCAGCCGATCTAATTCGCTCAATTATTGCTACTACCGCAATTTTTGAGCTAACCGGAGCCTTTTTATTAATGTTAGTTTTTGTCCCAGAACTAGGATGGCAAAATGGAATATGGTTTGCTATTTTTCACAGTGTTAGTGCTTTCAATAATGCTGGGTTTGGCTTAAAAACTGATAATTTAATGAGCTATGTAAGCTCCCCTATAGTCACATTTACTATCGGATTTCTCATTATTTTTGGTGGAATTGGCTATCAAGTAATTATGGAAATGTACCTGTGGGTGAAAGAAAAAGTGAGACGCGATCGCCATCGCAGTTGGTACACTCTTCAATTTAAAATTGCTGTAAGTACAACTGTAATTCTCTTAGCTTTTGGCACTATAGCTTTCTTCCTCACCGAATTAAATAACCCTAATACTCTAGCACCCCTATCATTAGGAGATAAATGGCTTGCAGCTTGGTTTCAATCTGTCACTCCTCGTACTGCTGGTTTCAACACCATTGATATTGGCAAAATGACAGAAACAGGCTTATTTATTACAATAGCATTGATGTTTATTGGGGCTAGTCCTGGTGGTACTGGAGGTGGCATTAAAACTACCACATTTAGAATTCTTTATAGTTGTACTAAGGCAGCACTTTTGGCAGAAGAAGAAGTCGTTTCATTTAAAAGACAAATATCTATACCTTTGGTGCTAAAAGCAGTTGGAGTATTTTTTGGTTCGTTGCTAGTTGTCATCATCAGTACAATTATCATTGAACTAAATGAGCCAGAGACAAAATTTCAGTTTCTTCAAATTCTCTTTGAAGTAGTTTCTGCTTTTGGAACTGTGGGATTATCTACTGGCATTACTGCCAGTGTTTCGGCGGTTTCTAAAACAGTTTTAATCGCTACTATGTACATTGGTAGAGTTGGGGTTCTATTGCTGATGTCATCTTTAATTGGTAATCCTAATCCTAGAGCAATTAACTATCCAGAAGAAAATTTGTTAGTCGGTTAATCTCAGTCAAAATTAGGAATAATTTAGGAGTCTAATTGTGAACTTATCTAGTTTGAATTTTTTGCGGAGTTTACACAAAGATAATCGTCAATATGCTGTGATTGGTTTAGGACGTTTTGGTAGAGCCGCTTGCATGACTTTACATCAGTCTGGATATGAAGTTTTAGGAATTGATTCTAGCGAGAAATTGGTAGATCAAATCCTCAATGATAAAATTGTTTCTCACGCTGTTCAGCTAGATTCTACCGAACCTTTTGCTCTGAAACAAGCTGGCATTTTTGAAATAGATACTGTAATTGTGGCGATCGGTAACTATTTGGATGCTAGTGTAATTACAACTTTGAATTTAAAGGAAGGTGGTGTCAATCATGTCGTAGCTAAAGCATCTTCAGAAGTTCATGTGAAGCTGTTAAGAAAAGTGGGTGCAGATCATGTAGTTTTTCCCGAACATGATGCGGGATGCGAATTAGCTGTATCTTTAACTAAACCTTCGATTTTAGAAAGGTTTGAAATCGATACTGAAAACAGCATTGTTGAACTTATTGTTCCCGCTCAATTTCATGGTAAGACTATCGCTGAATTACAGTTACGCAACCGTTATGGATTGAATTTACTGGGTGTCAGTCAAGATGGGAAGTTTCATATTAATGTCGATCCCAATTCTCGACTGCAAAAAGATGCTTTGATGGTGGTGGTTGGCTCAAATCAAAGTATTGAAAGTTTACCACTTTGATCGACTACCACCAAGTCAAAAGTCAAAAGTCAAAAGTCAAAAGTTAGAAGGCTGGAACAATCCCCAATCCCCAATCCCCAATGTCCAATGCTCAAAGTTTTTGCCGATCGCGGTGGTACATTTACCGATCTAGTTGCTGTTACCAATAATTCCACAATTATTGATAGACTAGCTAGAGATACTCAGCGCTTTTTAACTGTTCCTCTTGGCGATCGGCAATGGCTTATAGTCTATAAGTTACTGTCAGAAAATCCCGAACAATATCAAGATGCAGTTATTCAAGGAATTCGGGATATTATCGGTATTAGCAAAAATGAGATAGTAGCTACAGAAGCCATAGAAGTTGTCAAAATGGGAACGACTGTAGCAACTAATGCTCTGTTAGAAAGACAAGGAGATAGAGTAGTATTAGTCATTACCAAAGGCTTTAAAGATGCCCTGCGAATTGGCTATCAAAATCGTCCCGATATCTTTGCTCGTCACATCGTTTTACCAACCATGTTATACGAACAGGTAATTGAAGTTGATGAGCGATATGATGCTCAAGGTAATGAATTAACGGCTGTAAATATTGGACAAGTAAAGCACGATCTAGAAACAGTTTATGACACCGGAATTCGCAGTTGCGCCATAGTCTTGATGCACAGCTACCGCTACCCGGAACATGAATTACAAGTAGCAAAAATTGCTCGACAGATTGGCTTTGCTCAAATATCAATCTCTCATCAAGTTAGTCCATTAATGAAATTAATTAGTCGTGGCGATACGACAGTTGTAGATGCTTATCTAACACCTATATTACGCCGCTATGTTAACCAAGTAGCGAGTCAGTTACCTGGTGTTAAACTCATGTTTATGAAGTCAGATGGGGGTTTAGTTACAGCATCACAATTTCAAGGAAAAGATAGTATTTTAAGTGGCCCTGCGGGGGGAATTATTGGAGCAGTTGAAACTAGTAAAAGAGCCGGATTTAACTCGGTAATTACCTTTGATATGGGGGGGACTAGTACCGATGTTGCTCATTTCAAAGGAGAGTACGAACGACAATTAGAATCAGAAATTGCTGGAGTTAGAATGCGGGTTCCAGTATTAAATATTCATACCATTGCTGCTGGTGGCGGTTCAATTCTTTTTTTCGATGGTTCTAGTTATCGAGTTGGTCCAGAATCGGCTGGCGCAAATCCTGGTCCTGCTTGTTACCGACGGGGTGAAAAACTAACAGTAACTGATGCTAATGTTATGTTAGGAAAAATTCACCCAGAATATTTTCCCCAAGTTTTTGGAAGTGATGGTAATTTGCCTTTAGATAAACAGGTTGTGATTGAGCAATTTACTAAGTTAGCTGAAGAGATTAACGCCGTTACAGGTAATTATAATACACCAGAACAAATCGCGGCTGGATTTATAGCGATCGCCGTGGAAAATATGGCAAATGCCATTAAGAAAATTAGCCTCCAACGAGGTTATGATGTGACTAAATATGCACTGTGTTGTTTCGGTGGTGCAGGCGCACAAGTTGCTTGTTTAGTTGCCGATACTTTGGGAATGAAACAGATATTTCTCCATCCTTATGCTGGGGTTTTATCTGCTTACGGAATGGGATTGGCTGATGTGCGCGCTATTAGAGAAACCGGAGTTGAAAAACCTTTAAATTATCAATTGATTTCAGAATTAGAAGCATCAATTGAGTGTTTAGAAAGTCAGACAATGGCTGAATTAAATAAAGATCTCAATAACGGGAAAAGGGAAATAGTCAAAAAAGTTAATTTAAAGTATGAAGGAACTAACTCAACATTAACTATTAATTTCACCCTTGATGTAGAAACTATGCGAGAAGAGTTTGAGGTAGAACATAAATCTCGCTACGGCTTTATTCAATCACAAAAACTATTAATTGTTGAATCTATTTCAGTAGAAGCGATCGAGAAAATGGATACTCCCAATGAACCATTAATAACTCGGACTCGGACTTTAGCACAACTTCCCATAGCAGTAGAAACCGTGCAAATGTTTGCAGGCGATCGCTGGTATTCTACACCAGTTTACCTCCGAGAAGACTTACAACCTGAAGATGTAATCCAGGGTGCTAGCATCATAGTTGAAAAAATTAGTACAATTGTCGTAGAACCAAATTGGCAAGCTAGATTAACCCAACAAAATCACTTAATTTTAGAAAGCTGTTCCCCAGATCCCTGACTTCTTGAAGAAGTCAGGGATCTGGGGCGAAGCGAGATTAACAATATGATTATCCGATTGTTTCAAGAATCTGATGCGGAACAAATAGCACTTTTATTTCACCAAACAGTACGCGAAATTAACATTCGTGACTATACTAGTAATCAAGTCAAAGCCTGGGCACCAGATAATATTTACTTCACGAATTGGGCAAAAGTTTGTGCAAATAAATTTACTTATGTAGCAGAAAATGAAGGTGTCATAGCAGGTTTTGGTCAGTTAGAAGGCAATGGACATATTGATTGTTTCTACTGTCATAAAGATTATCAGAGAATGGGGATTGGCAAACAGATTTATCAAGCCATTGAAACCAAAGCTAGCCAATTAAAACTCCATCGCTTATACGTTGAAGCCAGTATTACCGCCAAACCATTTTTCTCACATCTCGGCTTCCAAACTGTTCAACAACAAGAAGTAGAATGTCGAGGAGAAACTTTTATTAATTATGCAATGGAGAAACAGTTATAGCAGAAGTCAGAAGTCAGAAGTTAAAACCAGTTGCTTCAATGGTTCCAGTCTTCTAGAGTGTCCTAACCTTGATGCTTACTGCTATAACAGAGTAACCGACTCTGTGAACTTTGTGCCTTTGTGGTTCCCTCACACTATGAACATAACTCAACCCGATCCAGTTCGCCTAGAAATATTCAAAAACCTATATCAATTCATTGCCGAACAAATGGGAATTGTACTGCAAAATACAGCAGCTTCAGTAAATATTAAAGAGAGGCTAGATTTCTCTTGTGCTATTTTTGATAGTTCTGGATTATTGGTGGCTAATGCCCCACATATTCCCGTACATTTAGGCTCAATGAGTGAAAGTGTCCGTTGTTTAATTAAACAGCAAGGTAATAGTATAGAACCAGGAAATATCTATCTATCTAACAACCCTTATAATGGCGGAACACACCTACCCGACGTAACTGCGATCGCTCCCGTTTTTGATGCAGATAATCGACACATTATTTTCTACGTTGCTTCTCGCGGACACCAAGCAGATATTGGCGGAATCACGCCTGGTTCGATGCCTCCCCATAGCACTAATGTAGTAGAAGAAGGAATTTTATTTGATAATTTCCTCTTAGTAGAAAGGGGTTATTTTCAAGAAAATCAAGTCAGAGAATTACTGTTAAATCATATCTATCCCGCCCGCAATCCAGATGGAAATATAGCGGATTTTAAAGCCCAAATAGCCGCTAATGAAAGAGGTATTCAGGAACTGAAACGGATGGTAGATCGATATGGACTTGAGACTGTCCAAGCTTACATGAAGTTTGTACAAAACAATGCTGAAGAAGCAGTCAGACGAGCAATTGATGTCTTGAAAGATGGTTCCTTCACTTATCAGATGGATAATGGAGCGAAAATTCAAGTAAAAGTTACTATCAATCGAAAAAGTAGAAGTGCCAAAATTGATTTTACCGGAACTTCTGAGCAATTAAAAAATAACTTTAATGCTCCTCAAGCTGTAACTCAAGCAGCAGTTTTATATGTATTTAGAACCTTAGTTTCAGATAATATCCCTCTCAATGCAGGATGTCTCAATCCTTTAGAAATTATCGTTCCCCAAGGGTGTATGTTAAATCCAACTTATCCCGCCGCAGTAGTAGCAGGTAATGTAGAAACTTCTCAAACTATTGTTGATGCTTTATATGGCGCTTTGGGAGTTATGGCGGCTTCTCAAGGAACCATGAACAATTTCACTTTTGGCAACGCACAATATCAATATTATGAAACTATTTGTGGGGGTTCAGGTGCTGGAATTGATTTTGATGGAACTGATGCAGTTCAAACCCATATGACAAACTCTCGTTTAACCGATCCAGAAGTATTAGAAACCCGTTATCCTATACTTTTAGAAAGCTTTAGTTTGCGGGTTGATAGTGCTGGAAAAGGAAAGCATTCTGGTGGTAATGGAGTAGTGCGCCGAATCAAGTTTTTGTCACCAATGACTGCTAATATTCTTTCTGGACATCGGGTAATTCCCCCTTTTGGATTAAATGGTGGAGAACCAGGAAAAGTAGGAAAAAATTGGATTGAAAGAGGGAACGGAAGTCAAGAGAATCTCTACAGTACCGCTACCGTCGAAATGCAACCTGGGGATGTGTTTGTCATAGAAACTCCTGGTGGGGGAGGATTTGGTAATAAGGAATAAGGAATAAGGAATAAGGAATAAGGAATAAGGAATAAGGAATAAGGGAAAGCAAATATGTAATTTTGGCGTTGCTGAATTAAGGTATGAACTAGGTTAACACCCCAAGCAGGAATACTGAGAGATCGAGGCGAAAGAAAACCCAATCAACAATCAATAATCAACAATCAACTTTTGTTTTTGGTTACAATTCAAGTATGAGCTTTACCATATTGTCTAATTAAGGGCAAAATGTATGCTAGATTCCCAAAAGAAGACCTCTGCGATCGCTTCTCAAGAAATAGTGACGGTTCGTCCTCAAGTTGAGACTGCAACTCGCCAAAAAATACCATACTTTGTGGGTATTTCGGAACAGACCGCCGGAAGCAAAGGAATTTCTATGAATCTCATTGTTATTCCCCCAGGAGGTCGTGCAGAACCACATTTGCACAAAGACTATGAGACAGCAATTTACCTGTTAAAAGGTAGGGTGGAAACTCACTACGGAGAAGGTTTAAAACAGAGTGTCATCAACGAAGCAGGGGACTTCATTTTCATTCCCCCTGGCGTTCCCCACCAGCCTTATAACCTCAGCGATACGGAACCCGTACAAGCAATTGTGGCAAGAAATGACCCCAACGAGCAGGAAAATGTGGAATTGTATGATTTATCGCATAATTCAGAGCTATAGCACTTCTAAGTCTCTAAAGTACCCCAGGTAAGCATTCTTGACCAGAAAAGCCTATGTTTCTACGTGAACGCGCCAAATTCCTAAACCGATAATCCGCGCTGGTAAATCTTTGAGAATCGGTAATTGTAAGAGCGCTGGGGGAGTAAAAGGTGTATCAGGGTTCAAAGCCTGCGAAATAATCCGACTTTGAACTAAACCTTGGAAAGCTTGGATAATTCTGGTGGGTAACCAACGCTGACGCTGGATTTTGGCTAGATGATGCAACTCCACTTTACCTTGCTTTAATGGTTCAGTCAGGATATTACCAGCCACCACCGCATCTTGAATCGCATAATTAATCCCGACTCCTCCCACTGGTGACATGACATGAGCAGCGTCTCCAATCAATAGTAACCCTGGACGATACCACTGCTTGAGACAGCTAGATTCAACGGCTAGGAAGGCGATTTGACTCCACTCATGCAATAATTGAACGCGATCGCTCAACTCTGGTACAGTCTCTACTACTGACTGGCACAAAGCCTCCAATCCAGCACTCCGCAACTCTTGATAACCACCTTTGGGGATTAAATAGGCAATTTGCCACATCTCTGTGCGATCTAGCATTGCCATCATATGACCTTTACCAATCCTTCCCATCACCCCTGTCGGTTCGTCTGGATGACGGGGTAAGCGGAACCACAGCACATCCATTGGGGTAGAGGTACTAACGGGGTGTAAATCCGCTAGCTGTCGTAATTTAGAGTTGCGTCCATCGGCGGCAATGGTTAATAATGCTCTTACCTCATGCAAACCACCTTGCCCTTTATATCTTACTCCTTGAATCGCTCCATTTTCCTCAATCAGTTCTTGAGCATTCGCTCCCAAAATTAGCTGAAAGGTTGGATATTTTGCCGCTTCTTGGGTAATAAATTCCAAAAAGCGGGATTGAGGCATCAAGGTTATATAAGGAAACTTGGTTTTCAGACGGTTGAAGTCAACCCCAAATAAAGCTTGGGTATTAGTCTGAAAAACTCCTTGACGTAGCTTGGTGTGGGGTAATTCCAGCAACTTTTCCGCTAAACCCAACTCATCC
The window above is part of the Merismopedia glauca CCAP 1448/3 genome. Proteins encoded here:
- a CDS encoding TrkH family potassium uptake protein; amino-acid sequence: MTVSRTVCLGFLAVIFVGALLLMLPISTANGSGSDFLTGLFMSTSAVCVTGLAVVDVGKYYSFWGQFFLALLAQIGGLGYMTATTFLLLLLGRKFGLKDKIAIQQSLDQPGLAGAADLIRSIIATTAIFELTGAFLLMLVFVPELGWQNGIWFAIFHSVSAFNNAGFGLKTDNLMSYVSSPIVTFTIGFLIIFGGIGYQVIMEMYLWVKEKVRRDRHRSWYTLQFKIAVSTTVILLAFGTIAFFLTELNNPNTLAPLSLGDKWLAAWFQSVTPRTAGFNTIDIGKMTETGLFITIALMFIGASPGGTGGGIKTTTFRILYSCTKAALLAEEEVVSFKRQISIPLVLKAVGVFFGSLLVVIISTIIIELNEPETKFQFLQILFEVVSAFGTVGLSTGITASVSAVSKTVLIATMYIGRVGVLLLMSSLIGNPNPRAINYPEENLLVG
- a CDS encoding potassium channel family protein; this translates as MNLSSLNFLRSLHKDNRQYAVIGLGRFGRAACMTLHQSGYEVLGIDSSEKLVDQILNDKIVSHAVQLDSTEPFALKQAGIFEIDTVIVAIGNYLDASVITTLNLKEGGVNHVVAKASSEVHVKLLRKVGADHVVFPEHDAGCELAVSLTKPSILERFEIDTENSIVELIVPAQFHGKTIAELQLRNRYGLNLLGVSQDGKFHINVDPNSRLQKDALMVVVGSNQSIESLPL
- a CDS encoding hydantoinase/oxoprolinase family protein; amino-acid sequence: MLKVFADRGGTFTDLVAVTNNSTIIDRLARDTQRFLTVPLGDRQWLIVYKLLSENPEQYQDAVIQGIRDIIGISKNEIVATEAIEVVKMGTTVATNALLERQGDRVVLVITKGFKDALRIGYQNRPDIFARHIVLPTMLYEQVIEVDERYDAQGNELTAVNIGQVKHDLETVYDTGIRSCAIVLMHSYRYPEHELQVAKIARQIGFAQISISHQVSPLMKLISRGDTTVVDAYLTPILRRYVNQVASQLPGVKLMFMKSDGGLVTASQFQGKDSILSGPAGGIIGAVETSKRAGFNSVITFDMGGTSTDVAHFKGEYERQLESEIAGVRMRVPVLNIHTIAAGGGSILFFDGSSYRVGPESAGANPGPACYRRGEKLTVTDANVMLGKIHPEYFPQVFGSDGNLPLDKQVVIEQFTKLAEEINAVTGNYNTPEQIAAGFIAIAVENMANAIKKISLQRGYDVTKYALCCFGGAGAQVACLVADTLGMKQIFLHPYAGVLSAYGMGLADVRAIRETGVEKPLNYQLISELEASIECLESQTMAELNKDLNNGKREIVKKVNLKYEGTNSTLTINFTLDVETMREEFEVEHKSRYGFIQSQKLLIVESISVEAIEKMDTPNEPLITRTRTLAQLPIAVETVQMFAGDRWYSTPVYLREDLQPEDVIQGASIIVEKISTIVVEPNWQARLTQQNHLILESCSPDP
- a CDS encoding GNAT family N-acetyltransferase yields the protein MIIRLFQESDAEQIALLFHQTVREINIRDYTSNQVKAWAPDNIYFTNWAKVCANKFTYVAENEGVIAGFGQLEGNGHIDCFYCHKDYQRMGIGKQIYQAIETKASQLKLHRLYVEASITAKPFFSHLGFQTVQQQEVECRGETFINYAMEKQL
- a CDS encoding cupin domain-containing protein, which translates into the protein MLDSQKKTSAIASQEIVTVRPQVETATRQKIPYFVGISEQTAGSKGISMNLIVIPPGGRAEPHLHKDYETAIYLLKGRVETHYGEGLKQSVINEAGDFIFIPPGVPHQPYNLSDTEPVQAIVARNDPNEQENVELYDLSHNSEL
- a CDS encoding FAD-dependent oxidoreductase, whose protein sequence is MSSPTENQIEGNSTILDRQETTCCIVGGGPAGAVLSLLLARKGVKVTLLETHRDFDRDFRGDTLHPSVMEIMDELGLAEKLLELPHTKLRQGVFQTNTQALFGVDFNRLKTKFPYITLMPQSRFLEFITQEAAKYPTFQLILGANAQELIEENGAIQGVRYKGQGGLHEVRALLTIAADGRNSKLRQLADLHPVSTSTPMDVLWFRLPRHPDEPTGVMGRIGKGHMMAMLDRTEMWQIAYLIPKGGYQELRSAGLEALCQSVVETVPELSDRVQLLHEWSQIAFLAVESSCLKQWYRPGLLLIGDAAHVMSPVGGVGINYAIQDAVVAGNILTEPLKQGKVELHHLAKIQRQRWLPTRIIQAFQGLVQSRIISQALNPDTPFTPPALLQLPILKDLPARIIGLGIWRVHVET